A section of the Candidatus Komeilibacteria bacterium CG_4_10_14_0_2_um_filter_37_10 genome encodes:
- a CDS encoding TIGR03987 family protein, which yields MISPLVFISLAFILYTFSIFYERKIGHLEIWLVVVFTLGFLCDLVGTSLMFCLAQVKFRLVLHSIAGYTALLIMFCHLVWAMLAIRKIKNFQYLFTRFSIYAWGIWLLAFVSGIPKVSLLILSWLS from the coding sequence ATGATTTCACCGTTAGTGTTTATTTCCTTGGCTTTCATCCTTTATACTTTTTCTATTTTTTATGAGAGAAAAATAGGACATTTAGAAATTTGGTTAGTGGTTGTGTTTACCCTGGGATTCCTCTGTGATTTAGTTGGTACCTCTCTAATGTTTTGTTTAGCTCAAGTAAAGTTTCGTTTGGTTCTGCATTCCATCGCTGGCTACACTGCATTACTGATTATGTTTTGCCATTTAGTTTGGGCTATGCTAGCAATACGGAAAATTAAAAATTTTCAGTATTTATTCACCAGATTTTCTATCTATGCTTGGGGTATTTGGTTACTGGCTTTTGTCAGTGGTATTCCCAAGGTAAGTTTATTAATTCTCAGCTGGCTGTCATAA
- the dnaB gene encoding replicative DNA helicase, translating into MVDNLNKIPPQNIEAEQSVLGALLIDKEAINKVVNLIGEQDFYKDSHGFIYTAILDLYEKHEPIDLLSLANLLTEKKQIDLIGGKSYLATLANTVPTASNIATYANIVQKKATLRRLIKAASEMSASAYNETDEVDSLLDNAEQKLFGISQKFLKQEFIPIRNVLHETFERIDELHREAGKIRGIPTGFPDLDNLLAGLQKSDLIIIAARPSVGKTSLALDIARHVATREKKNVGIFSLEMSKEQLVDRLLCAEANVSLWKMRTGRLSERQSEDDFPKIGQAMGILSEAPIYIDDSASANIMEIRTKARRLKLEFGLDLIIVDYLQLMEGRSSHGDNRVQEVAEITRSLKAIARELNIPVIALSQLARAVEQSKPAIPKLAHLRESGSIEQDADVVLFIYRKAADRNYSLESLTLEEKNKTEIHIAKHRNGPTGVVDLYFDFNSVNFKNLAKEKYNLPPTF; encoded by the coding sequence ATGGTTGATAATTTGAACAAAATACCGCCACAAAATATCGAAGCCGAACAATCCGTGCTAGGTGCTTTGCTAATAGATAAAGAAGCAATAAATAAAGTAGTTAATTTAATCGGCGAACAAGACTTCTATAAAGATAGCCATGGTTTTATTTATACGGCGATTTTAGACCTCTATGAAAAACACGAACCAATTGATTTGTTGTCTTTAGCTAATTTACTCACGGAAAAGAAACAAATTGACCTAATTGGTGGTAAGAGCTATTTGGCAACACTGGCCAATACAGTACCGACGGCCAGCAATATCGCTACCTATGCTAATATCGTTCAAAAGAAAGCCACCTTACGACGTCTAATCAAGGCAGCGTCGGAAATGTCTGCCAGCGCCTACAATGAAACCGATGAAGTGGATTCACTCTTAGATAATGCTGAACAAAAATTGTTTGGTATCTCACAAAAATTTTTAAAACAAGAATTTATACCAATTAGAAACGTCCTCCATGAAACATTTGAACGTATTGATGAACTGCACCGTGAGGCCGGTAAAATCAGAGGTATTCCCACGGGCTTTCCTGATCTAGATAATTTATTAGCTGGTTTACAAAAATCAGATTTAATTATTATTGCTGCTCGTCCGAGCGTTGGCAAAACATCATTAGCTCTGGATATTGCCCGACACGTAGCTACTCGAGAAAAGAAAAACGTCGGCATTTTTTCCTTAGAAATGAGCAAGGAACAATTGGTTGACCGTTTACTGTGCGCTGAAGCTAATGTTTCTCTCTGGAAAATGAGAACCGGCCGTCTATCAGAAAGACAGTCGGAAGATGACTTTCCCAAAATCGGTCAAGCAATGGGAATACTTTCCGAAGCCCCAATCTATATTGACGATAGTGCTTCTGCTAATATTATGGAAATTCGTACCAAAGCTCGTCGTCTAAAACTAGAATTTGGCTTAGACTTAATTATCGTTGACTATCTTCAATTAATGGAAGGACGGTCGTCACATGGCGATAATCGCGTCCAAGAAGTCGCCGAAATTACCCGGTCTTTAAAAGCTATCGCCCGCGAACTTAACATCCCGGTAATTGCCCTATCCCAGCTAGCTCGGGCAGTTGAACAATCCAAACCAGCCATACCAAAATTAGCCCACTTGCGGGAATCGGGTTCGATTGAACAAGACGCTGACGTCGTACTGTTTATTTATCGTAAAGCTGCTGATCGCAACTATTCTTTGGAGAGCCTAACGCTCGAGGAAAAAAATAAGACGGAAATCCACATTGCCAAACATCGCAATGGGCCAACTGGAGTCGTTGATCTATACTTTGACTTCAATTCGGTTAATTTCAAAAATTTAGCCAAGGAAAAGTATAATCTACCACCGACTTTTTAA
- a CDS encoding recombination protein RecR yields the protein MRHLPKAIRQLIGQFEKLPGLGPKTSEKLVYSLLSRPKEDLETFAQTLVQAKEQIIVCPLCFNYADSIPCSICQDPNREKDILCVVAGSQDVQAIEKTDQYHGLYHVLQGHIDPNEGRQLGQLRVKELQERIKKNSVKEIILALNNDLLGETTSLYLVNLLKNSPPKISRLAKGLPSGSEIEYADDVTLGYALKDRKEI from the coding sequence ATGAGACATCTACCCAAAGCTATTCGTCAACTTATTGGTCAGTTTGAAAAACTACCAGGGCTGGGGCCCAAGACCAGTGAAAAATTAGTTTACTCACTACTTAGTCGTCCGAAAGAAGACTTGGAAACTTTTGCGCAAACACTGGTCCAAGCTAAAGAACAAATAATTGTTTGCCCGCTGTGCTTTAATTATGCCGACAGCATTCCTTGCTCTATCTGCCAAGACCCAAATCGTGAAAAAGATATTCTTTGTGTAGTTGCTGGCAGTCAAGATGTACAAGCTATCGAAAAGACCGATCAATACCACGGACTATATCATGTACTACAAGGACACATCGATCCCAACGAGGGCCGCCAACTCGGGCAGTTAAGAGTTAAGGAATTACAGGAACGGATCAAAAAAAACAGCGTCAAAGAAATTATCTTGGCATTAAACAATGATCTGCTAGGAGAAACAACATCTCTTTATCTTGTTAACTTATTGAAAAATTCACCACCAAAAATATCACGCCTAGCTAAAGGTTTGCCCAGCGGAAGTGAAATAGAATACGCCGATGACGTCACGCTGGGCTATGCTTTAAAAGATCGAAAAGAAATATAG
- the rplU gene encoding 50S ribosomal protein L21, producing MSIAIIKTGGKQYIVSPDQKIKIEKIIDAIGDDCEFSEVLLWAEEDGTKVEIGQPTLKKTIKGKVLKQAKSKKVTVIKYKNKTRYMRKRGHRQHYSEIQVS from the coding sequence ATGAGTATCGCTATAATTAAAACTGGTGGCAAGCAATACATTGTGAGCCCCGATCAGAAGATAAAAATTGAAAAAATTATTGATGCCATTGGCGATGATTGTGAGTTTAGTGAAGTGTTGCTGTGGGCGGAAGAGGACGGTACGAAAGTAGAGATCGGTCAGCCAACTCTGAAAAAAACGATCAAGGGGAAAGTCTTAAAGCAAGCAAAGAGTAAAAAAGTAACCGTGATCAAGTATAAGAATAAAACCAGGTATATGAGAAAGCGCGGACATCGTCAACATTACAGTGAAATTCAGGTTAGCTAA
- a CDS encoding sodium:proton exchanger, with product MLFSIIILLIGLGLLVIGGELLVRGSSSIAHIFKVSPLVIGLTIVAFGTSAPELIVNLISVVEGSADIAVGNIIGSNIANILLIGGLAALIRPLIVKNSTVWKEIPFALLAVILVFTMGNDALFDGNSFNILTRTDGFSLLSMFFIFLIYTFNMSKDEYISSGRIKVYSKKISLIFIIIGLIGLFFGGKLVVEQAIILARLAQVTEALIGLTIVAIGTSLPELVTSLIAIYHGHDDLAIGNIVGSNIFNVFWILGLSSTILQLPFNPLTNIDIMMAIVANLLLFAFMFIGSKKKLDRWQGCSLVIIYVLYLVYLIYRG from the coding sequence ATGCTGTTTAGTATAATAATTTTACTAATAGGGTTGGGTTTACTTGTAATAGGTGGGGAATTATTGGTTCGGGGCTCTTCTTCGATTGCTCACATCTTTAAAGTATCACCTCTTGTTATTGGTCTAACCATTGTCGCTTTTGGCACATCGGCACCAGAATTAATTGTAAATCTAATTTCTGTGGTTGAGGGTTCGGCTGATATCGCAGTAGGCAATATTATTGGTAGTAATATAGCAAATATTTTATTAATTGGTGGTTTAGCAGCTTTAATTAGGCCGTTAATAGTTAAAAATAGTACGGTATGGAAAGAAATTCCTTTTGCTCTTTTAGCAGTAATTTTAGTTTTTACAATGGGTAATGATGCGCTTTTTGATGGAAATAGTTTTAATATACTAACGAGAACAGATGGTTTTTCTTTATTAAGCATGTTTTTTATTTTTTTGATTTATACTTTTAATATGAGCAAGGATGAGTATATTTCGTCAGGTAGGATTAAAGTTTATTCAAAAAAAATATCATTAATTTTTATAATTATTGGTTTAATTGGTTTATTTTTTGGTGGTAAGTTAGTTGTTGAGCAAGCTATTATCTTGGCTCGGTTAGCCCAAGTTACGGAAGCACTAATTGGTTTAACTATCGTAGCTATCGGTACGTCTTTGCCAGAGTTAGTTACTTCCCTGATTGCCATTTATCATGGTCACGATGATCTTGCCATAGGAAATATAGTTGGATCAAACATTTTTAATGTTTTTTGGATTTTAGGATTATCGTCAACAATACTACAATTGCCCTTTAACCCCTTAACAAATATTGATATTATGATGGCAATAGTGGCCAATTTATTGTTATTTGCCTTTATGTTTATTGGTAGTAAGAAAAAATTGGATCGCTGGCAAGGATGTTCTCTTGTTATTATTTATGTGCTTTATTTGGTGTATTTAATTTATAGGGGTTGA
- a CDS encoding Holliday junction resolvase RuvX: MKVLGIDFGSKKVGLALGDTSLKLAIPWQILAWADNASFWDKFKSLVAEEKVELLVVGWPLDLRSQMTPQTEVVAKFIEQLQNLNYLVEKVDERLTTKAAKKLGHLREDDAVAAMEILQTYFDRHE; encoded by the coding sequence ATGAAGGTCTTAGGCATTGATTTTGGCAGTAAAAAAGTGGGTTTAGCTCTGGGTGATACCAGTCTAAAATTAGCCATACCCTGGCAAATATTAGCGTGGGCCGACAATGCTTCTTTTTGGGATAAATTTAAGAGCTTAGTAGCCGAGGAAAAAGTTGAGTTATTAGTTGTTGGTTGGCCGTTAGATTTACGGAGTCAGATGACACCGCAGACAGAGGTGGTGGCTAAATTTATTGAGCAGTTGCAAAATTTAAATTATTTAGTAGAAAAGGTAGATGAGCGTTTAACTACTAAAGCGGCCAAAAAATTAGGTCATCTCCGAGAAGATGATGCCGTAGCGGCCATGGAAATATTACAAACTTATTTTGACCGCCATGAATAA
- the map gene encoding type I methionyl aminopeptidase, translating to MSRIKTAIEIKELQRSGQIIANVLQLVAQATRVGITTFELNELAERLIKKAGGRPSFKGFGEPDPFPAALCTSVNDQIVHGIPNSKPLQDGDIVGLDIGMVMNGLYTDTAVSVPVGSISPIAQKLLRVTEESLRLAIDQCWPDKTLGDIGYAIQSYVEKKGFAVVRDLVGHGVGHAVHEWPSVPNFGQPNRGEKLKPGMVLAIEPMVVTGSYEIDYEDDGWTIRTADHGLAAHFEHTIAITDRGPIVITKHV from the coding sequence GTGAGTAGAATAAAAACAGCTATTGAAATAAAGGAATTACAACGCTCTGGGCAGATTATCGCCAATGTGTTGCAGCTCGTTGCCCAAGCCACGCGGGTGGGCATTACAACTTTTGAGTTAAATGAATTGGCTGAGCGATTGATTAAGAAAGCCGGTGGTCGGCCAAGCTTTAAGGGGTTTGGCGAACCCGATCCATTTCCTGCTGCCCTATGTACTTCGGTTAACGATCAAATCGTTCACGGCATCCCTAATAGTAAACCATTACAAGATGGTGATATCGTTGGTTTGGATATTGGTATGGTAATGAATGGATTATATACTGACACAGCAGTTTCTGTACCCGTTGGTAGCATTTCCCCAATTGCTCAAAAATTATTACGCGTTACTGAAGAATCTTTAAGATTAGCGATTGACCAATGTTGGCCGGATAAAACGCTTGGCGATATTGGTTATGCTATCCAGAGCTATGTAGAAAAAAAAGGATTTGCTGTAGTACGAGACTTGGTTGGTCATGGCGTTGGTCATGCTGTTCATGAGTGGCCGTCCGTACCTAACTTTGGCCAGCCCAATCGTGGGGAAAAATTAAAGCCAGGCATGGTGCTGGCTATTGAGCCAATGGTAGTGACTGGCAGTTATGAAATCGATTACGAAGATGATGGCTGGACTATTAGAACAGCTGATCATGGTTTAGCAGCTCATTTTGAGCATACAATAGCCATTACTGATCGCGGGCCAATAGTTATAACAAAACACGTATGA
- a CDS encoding adenylate kinase (essential enzyme that recycles AMP in active cells; converts ATP and AMP to two molecules of ADP): MKKIVIFGAPGSGKGTMAEFIRDAWQIPWISTGEIFRHEMLAKSELGVKISESMYRGQLVADEVVNQIVRQRLAQDDAQKGFILDGYPRDLAQAQYLTTVINLDIALFIKCSDAIVAGRMAARRTCPNCGEIFNIIVKPPQQENICDHCQTPLVMRPDAQPAAIAERLAIFHKNNDQLIDYYQNGGKLIVVDGDPAINEVWQNIKQVLHIINN; this comes from the coding sequence ATGAAAAAAATTGTTATTTTTGGCGCTCCGGGTAGTGGCAAGGGCACGATGGCTGAATTTATTCGCGATGCTTGGCAAATACCTTGGATTTCTACGGGGGAAATATTCCGCCACGAGATGCTAGCAAAATCAGAATTGGGGGTCAAAATTAGCGAATCCATGTATCGCGGACAGTTAGTTGCTGATGAAGTTGTTAATCAAATTGTCCGACAAAGATTAGCCCAGGACGATGCGCAGAAAGGTTTTATTCTTGATGGCTATCCACGAGACTTAGCCCAAGCTCAATACTTAACCACTGTCATTAATTTAGATATTGCTTTATTTATTAAATGTTCGGATGCTATTGTAGCTGGTCGGATGGCAGCCAGACGCACCTGTCCAAATTGTGGTGAAATATTTAATATCATTGTTAAGCCGCCGCAACAAGAAAATATTTGTGACCATTGTCAAACGCCATTAGTGATGCGACCCGATGCGCAACCTGCAGCTATAGCCGAGCGTCTCGCTATTTTTCATAAAAATAATGATCAGTTGATTGATTATTATCAAAACGGTGGCAAGTTGATAGTAGTTGATGGTGATCCAGCCATTAATGAAGTTTGGCAAAATATTAAACAAGTTTTGCATATTATTAATAATTAA
- a CDS encoding preprotein translocase subunit SecY → MIWEKITQIWKAKDIRKDLLYVLAMLIIFRAAAHVPIPGIDVTGLKDFFSSNQILGLLNIFSGGGMENFSVVMLGIAPYITASIVLQLLTMIVPALERMSKEGEQGRQKINQYTRWLTVPLAVLQAYGYITLIQRQSQFQILGSLSTQQLIISILTITAGTMFLMWIGELISERKVGNGISLLIFAGIVVSLPSSLQRTIAIFDPSQLLNIVLFMAIAIITIIVIVLITEAQRNVPVNYARQIRGNRVYGGSTTHLPLRVNMAGVIPIIFAISIVLFPPMIAQFFVKAQAAWLAGAAKFVIDVFQNQFFYGAIYFVLVVAFTYFYTFIVFHPAQLAENLQKQGAFIPGIRPGRHTEEYIKNIVNRITLAGSLFLGLVALLPILVQSMTGVTTMVIGGTSLLIVVSVVIESMKQIQSQLVMRDYEGFK, encoded by the coding sequence ATGATTTGGGAAAAAATAACGCAAATATGGAAAGCTAAAGATATCAGGAAAGATCTGTTATATGTTTTGGCGATGTTGATTATTTTTCGTGCCGCTGCTCACGTACCAATACCGGGTATTGATGTGACAGGGTTGAAAGATTTTTTTTCGTCTAATCAAATTCTCGGATTACTAAATATTTTTTCTGGTGGTGGTATGGAGAATTTTTCTGTCGTCATGTTGGGTATCGCACCTTACATTACCGCCTCCATCGTTTTACAATTGTTAACTATGATTGTGCCAGCATTGGAAAGAATGTCTAAAGAAGGGGAGCAAGGTAGACAAAAAATTAATCAGTACACTCGTTGGTTAACAGTACCGCTGGCGGTTTTGCAAGCCTATGGTTATATCACCTTAATTCAAAGACAATCACAGTTTCAAATATTGGGTAGTTTATCAACTCAGCAGTTAATTATTTCTATTCTTACTATTACTGCCGGTACCATGTTTCTCATGTGGATTGGCGAGTTGATTTCGGAACGTAAAGTTGGTAATGGAATTTCATTGTTAATCTTTGCTGGGATCGTCGTTAGTTTGCCCAGTTCCTTGCAAAGAACAATTGCTATTTTTGATCCCTCACAGTTATTAAATATAGTATTATTTATGGCCATTGCCATTATTACTATTATTGTCATTGTTTTAATCACCGAAGCTCAGCGCAATGTGCCAGTTAATTATGCCCGGCAAATTCGTGGTAATCGTGTTTATGGTGGCAGTACGACCCATTTGCCATTAAGAGTTAATATGGCTGGTGTTATTCCTATTATCTTTGCTATATCCATAGTTTTATTTCCTCCGATGATTGCTCAATTTTTTGTGAAAGCACAAGCAGCATGGCTTGCTGGTGCGGCTAAGTTCGTTATTGATGTTTTCCAAAATCAGTTTTTTTATGGTGCTATATATTTTGTCTTGGTGGTTGCCTTTACTTATTTTTATACTTTTATTGTTTTTCATCCAGCGCAGTTAGCGGAAAATTTACAGAAACAAGGCGCTTTTATTCCTGGTATTAGACCCGGTCGCCATACGGAAGAGTATATTAAAAACATCGTCAATCGAATAACTTTAGCTGGCTCTTTATTTTTAGGTCTCGTCGCTTTATTACCTATTTTAGTACAATCTATGACTGGTGTTACTACTATGGTTATTGGTGGTACTAGTTTATTGATCGTGGTTTCTGTGGTTATTGAATCCATGAAACAAATACAGTCACAACTAGTCATGCGTGATTACGAAGGTTTTAAATAG
- a CDS encoding 50S ribosomal protein L15, with amino-acid sequence MELLGLHNLTADHKAKKKKLRVGRGNASGGNYSGRGMKGQKARSGGSHRLQMKGLHQMLLRLPKQRGFKAINSKFTTINLDILNKLFQEGELVCLRTLTKKGLIEKGEKRVKILANGTLQKKLVVKLDDLSVAATKAILAAGGQIEKTVKSNEEVKEI; translated from the coding sequence ATGGAATTATTGGGATTACATAATTTAACAGCAGATCATAAAGCCAAGAAGAAGAAATTACGCGTTGGTCGCGGTAATGCTTCCGGCGGTAACTATTCCGGTCGTGGTATGAAAGGCCAAAAAGCTCGTTCTGGTGGTTCTCATCGCTTGCAGATGAAAGGTCTGCACCAGATGTTATTGCGATTACCGAAGCAGCGAGGTTTCAAGGCTATTAACAGCAAGTTTACTACTATTAATCTTGATATATTGAATAAGCTTTTTCAAGAAGGCGAATTGGTTTGTTTGCGCACCCTGACTAAAAAAGGATTAATAGAAAAGGGTGAAAAGAGAGTCAAGATTTTAGCTAACGGAACACTACAGAAAAAATTAGTAGTTAAGTTAGATGACTTGTCAGTCGCTGCTACCAAAGCCATTTTAGCTGCCGGTGGTCAGATCGAAAAAACTGTTAAAAGTAATGAAGAAGTTAAAGAAATCTAG
- the rpsE gene encoding 30S ribosomal protein S5, with translation MVDKPTKKRFTKRPDRERDDFDQRIVDLARVTRVMAGGKRMRFRACVVIGDHRGNIGFGLAKGADVTLAVAKAAAHARKRLIKINIIEGTIPHQVLVKYKAAKVLLRPAPGGTGIIAGGAVRMVLELSGINNISSKIFGTNNKINNVKATFKALEILKNRPEHKTETKKEVEKNINNKE, from the coding sequence ATGGTAGACAAACCCACAAAAAAAAGATTTACTAAAAGACCAGACCGTGAACGCGATGATTTTGATCAGCGTATTGTTGATTTAGCTCGTGTAACTAGAGTTATGGCTGGTGGCAAAAGAATGCGCTTTCGAGCTTGCGTGGTGATTGGTGACCATCGTGGTAATATTGGTTTTGGTTTGGCTAAGGGCGCCGATGTAACATTAGCCGTTGCTAAAGCAGCAGCTCATGCTCGTAAAAGACTGATTAAAATTAATATTATTGAAGGTACTATTCCTCATCAAGTTCTAGTTAAGTATAAAGCCGCCAAAGTCTTATTACGGCCCGCGCCCGGTGGTACTGGTATTATTGCTGGTGGTGCCGTGCGGATGGTATTGGAGTTATCCGGTATCAACAATATTTCCAGTAAAATTTTTGGTACTAATAATAAGATTAATAATGTTAAAGCAACATTCAAAGCCTTAGAAATATTAAAGAATAGACCAGAACATAAGACGGAGACCAAAAAAGAAGTTGAAAAAAATATTAATAATAAAGAATAG
- a CDS encoding 50S ribosomal protein L18 yields MTKQTAKINANRIRRQIRIRTKIHGTAVRPRLAVNRSLRYLSAQVIDDQIGKTLVGLTEQKMKLKGTKTARAEEFAVRLAAELQKKNITAIVFDKRHYLYHGRIKIFADSLRKQGIQF; encoded by the coding sequence ATGACTAAACAAACTGCTAAAATTAATGCTAATCGTATCCGTCGTCAGATTAGAATTCGAACCAAGATCCACGGCACTGCTGTGCGTCCAAGATTAGCTGTTAATCGTAGCTTGCGTTATTTATCAGCACAAGTGATTGATGATCAGATCGGTAAAACATTGGTTGGTTTGACAGAACAGAAAATGAAATTAAAGGGAACTAAAACCGCAAGAGCCGAGGAGTTTGCGGTACGCCTGGCTGCTGAATTACAGAAAAAGAATATTACTGCTATTGTTTTCGATAAAAGACATTATTTGTACCATGGTCGTATTAAAATTTTTGCTGATAGTTTAAGAAAACAAGGTATCCAATTTTAA